One Defluviitoga tunisiensis genomic window carries:
- a CDS encoding aldo/keto reductase, protein MTISVSKSGLKFSRIVQGMMRLNQWNFTKTELEEFVQKCINLGVTTFDHADIYGNHTCEAIFGNILKDNPSLRNKIQIVTKCGIMLKNEKFPRRVAHYNTRKEHILESVDQSLKNFNTNYIDLLLIHRPDPFMNPEEIAEAFYQLSKAGKVLYFGVSNFTIQQFKTLQSKMNLNLVTNQIEISPYNLEHFQNDNIYFLMEKNINPMAWSPLAGGKLFNINDDKGKRITNALKEVAKDFNTESLDTIVYAWLLNHPVGIIPISGSGKIQRLKNAVDALEIKMDPEQWYIIYEAALGQRVP, encoded by the coding sequence ATGACAATTAGTGTTTCAAAAAGTGGATTAAAATTTTCCCGTATTGTACAAGGTATGATGAGATTAAATCAATGGAATTTTACAAAAACAGAATTAGAAGAATTTGTTCAAAAATGTATTAATTTGGGTGTAACTACGTTTGACCATGCAGATATATATGGAAATCACACTTGTGAGGCCATTTTTGGAAATATATTAAAAGATAATCCTTCACTCAGAAACAAAATTCAGATAGTAACAAAATGTGGAATTATGTTAAAAAACGAGAAATTTCCTAGACGTGTTGCACATTATAACACGAGAAAAGAACATATATTAGAATCTGTAGATCAATCTTTAAAAAATTTTAATACTAATTATATCGACCTTTTGCTTATCCATAGACCCGATCCTTTCATGAATCCAGAAGAGATTGCAGAAGCTTTTTATCAATTAAGCAAAGCTGGAAAGGTGTTATATTTTGGAGTTTCAAACTTCACTATTCAGCAATTTAAAACCTTACAATCAAAAATGAACTTAAACCTAGTTACAAATCAAATTGAAATATCCCCATACAATTTAGAACATTTCCAAAACGATAATATATACTTTTTGATGGAAAAAAATATTAACCCAATGGCTTGGTCACCTCTAGCTGGAGGAAAACTCTTTAATATAAACGATGATAAAGGTAAGAGAATAACTAACGCCTTAAAAGAAGTTGCCAAAGATTTTAATACTGAATCATTAGATACTATAGTTTATGCATGGTTGCTGAACCATCCAGTGGGTATAATTCCTATCTCAGGTAGTGGAAAAATTCAAAGGCTTAAAAATGCTGTTGATGCGTTAGAAATTAAAA